The window GTCGGTAAGAAGACTCTTCATGTAATCATCCATCTTCTGCGGCGTCCCTCCTATCAGAAGAGAGCTTGAAGGCCCTCTAAAGAGAATAATGTGGTCGTCAAGGACTTCCCTTACCTTCCTCGGGTCGGTCTTGTCAAAAATACCAATGACCTTGCCCTTCGGGAGCTCGAGAAGTTTTTCAAGATGTGCATCGTGCCTGCCCTCAAAGAAAACATACGGTGTCTGTCCCATCTTAATTACCTCCTCAAGGACTTTTTTAAGTGAAGGCCAGTAGAACTCGTCATACTGTTTCGGATTTAAGTATTCGTTCAAGTGAAGCGGGAAGAAGCACTCGACAATGTTCGTTCCGAGAGCTTCTTTCAGTTCAGGAGGAAGTGTCCCGGTAATTCTTGCCGAATCTATGAATTACGGTGTTACTGCATCGGTTGCCGCTTTAACCTTGTCCTTCCTCCTGTAGATATCAAGAACAATATTCTGTATATTTCTCAGGTCGTCGCTTATGAAATCAAGCGGTGCATAGCTATCATTGGAATGGACGGGAGGCTGCACTCCTGCGCAAGCGACATGATAAGGTCGGTCACTGCATTGCCGTATTTTTCAAGCTCTGCACCGTATTTTGTCAGGGTCGCACCTGCCTCGACAGAACCG of the Methanomicrobium sp. W14 genome contains:
- a CDS encoding uroporphyrinogen decarboxylase family protein translates to MNEYLNPKQYDEFYWPSLKKVLEEVIKMGQTPYVFFEGRHDAHLEKLLELPKGKVIGIFDKTDPRKVREVLDDHIILFRGPSSSLLIGGTPQKMDDYMKSLLTDCKDGGFIVFPGVDGGGISGASKPENVRALTDAVKKYGTY